A window of Exiguobacterium sp. FSL W8-0210 genomic DNA:
AATACAGAGACGACGACACCAAATCGTCCGCAGGAAAATCTTCTCGACGAAGAACAGACGACTAGCGCCGGACAGACGGAGCAGAAGTTAATTCCGTTTTGGCCAATCTTCCTGACGGCACTCGCTCTCTTGTTCCTCTACCTGTTCCGAAAACCAATCATTCGAACACTCGCGATTCTCTTCTTCCGGAGACAAATCGAGCGACCAGAAGGATTCCGCCGGATGTATCGCTACCTCTTGCGACGTCTTGATAAAAAAGGATTCCATTATCAAGATGGTCGGACGCTTGCGGAACTGGCGTACGAAGTCGATGGGTACTACGAGACGTACGCGATGCGACCGTTGACGGATGCTTACGAGCGGATGGTTTATGGTGGAGAATCATTGTCGGCTGAGAAAAAACGTGAATATTTCGAAAATATCATTCGTCATGTAGAGGGTTGATATTTACGAAACGATACAGGTACAATGGGAACAACGTAAATCACACACATGCAATCTCCTTTGTATATACTCGCGAATATGGCGCGAGAGTCTCTACCGGGTCACCTTAAACGACCTGACTATGAAGGAGCAGACCCTTCGTATACATTTTTTTGTGAAGCGGCCTGCTCTTTTTCCATTTTATCCATGGGCGAAGAGCGGGCTTTTTTCATAGGGTACGCATGAAATCAGAAAGGCGGGAACAGATTTGGAAGCACATTTGGACCAGGAAATGATTCTCGTCCTCGATTTTGGAGGACAGTACAATCAATTGATCACACGTCGTATTCGGGACCTTGGTGTCTACAGTGAATTGCATTCGCATAAAATCACTGCAGCAGAAGTAAAGGAAATCGCACCTGCTGGTATCATCTTCTCAGGTGGTCCACGTAGCGTCTACGCAGAGGATGCGTACCGGTGTGACCCGGAAATCTTCGACCTCGGTATTCCAATCTTCGGGATCTGTTACGGCATGCAGCTCATGTCACAACATTTCGGCGGAACAGTGGAACGTGCGGGACATCGTGAATATGGAAAAGCCACATTGACGTTACAAGACCCGTCACCGATGTATGCGAACCTACCGCTAGAACAAACGGTCTGGATGAGTCACAGTGACCTCGTCACATCTGTGCCAAACGGATTCGTCGTCGATGGAACGAACGTGTCATGTCCAATCGCTTCGATCAAGAACGAAGAGTTGAAAATGTATGGTGTGCAGTATCACCCAGAAGTAAACCATACGGTCTTCGGAAAAGAATTGCTCAAGAACTTCCTCTTTGAAGTCTGTAAATGTGCAGGCGACTGGTCAATGGAGAACTTCATCGAAATCGAAGTAGCGAAGATCCAAGAACAAGTCGGCGATAAAAAAGTTCTTTGTGCCCTTTCAGGTGGTGTCGACTCGTCTGTCGTCGCAGCCTTGATCCACAAGGCAATCGGTGATCAATTGACATGTATGTTCGTCGATCACGGTTTACTGCGTAAGGGAGAAGCGGAAAGCGTCATGAAGACATTCGCGGATCACTTCCACATGAACGTCATCAAGATTGATGCTCAGGATCGTTTCCTCGACAAACTCCGTGGTATCTCGGATCCGGAGCAAAAACGTAAAATCATTGGTAACGAGTTCGTCTACGTCTTTGATGAAGAAGCTTCGAAGCTGACGGATATGGACTTCCTTGCCCAAGGTACGCTCTACACGGATATCATTGAGAGTGGTACGGATACGGCACAAACAATCAAATCACACCACAACGTCGGTGGATTGCCAGAAGACATGCAGTTTGAATTGATCGAACCGATCAACACGTTGTTCAAGGATGAAGTTCGTGAACTTGGGAAAGAACTTGGCCTTTCCGATGAAATCGTATGGCGTCAGCCGTTCCCAGGACCAGGTCTCGGAATTCGTGTCCTCGGTGAAATCACAGATGAGAAACTCGAAATCGTCCGCGAATCTGATTTCATTCTTCGCGATGAAATCAAAAAGGCGGGACTCGAGCGCGAAATCTGGCAATACTTCACAGTCCTTCCTCCAATCCGTTCGGTTGGTGTCATGGGCGATGAGCGGACATACGACTATGCTGTCGGAATCCGCGCTGTTACGTCAATTGACGGGATGACTTCAGACTGGGCACGGATCCCATGGGACGTGCTTGAGAAAATCTCGGTTCGAATCGTCAACGAAGTCCAGAACGTCAACCGCGTCCTGTACGATGTGACGTCGAAACCACCTTCAACGATTGAGTGGGAGTGATTTAAGAAATTAAGATTAGTAAGTGGCTATAAACCCTTTTATACCAATGGTTTTGAAGCTGTAAGCTGATTTTACCTCCTATCACCTACGACTATTGACTTCTAAAAATACTCTCTTTTATTTGTGTTATTTCGCAAATAGAAGGGAGTTTTTTTGATGGTCAAATTAATTGAACTGATTGATGATTTTCAGCTAAATCAAAGAATCGAAGGGAAAAAGCATTTTTATATTAGTCTTTGTACAACAAGACTGACACGATGGAGAACATATGTAGAAACAGAATTTCAAATAGTTGATTTAGAGGACGTGAGACCCGCTCACATCAAAAGCTACATTCAAGCATGTCAAGGTACTGGGAAAGAAATCAACAGC
This region includes:
- the guaA gene encoding glutamine-hydrolyzing GMP synthase is translated as MILVLDFGGQYNQLITRRIRDLGVYSELHSHKITAAEVKEIAPAGIIFSGGPRSVYAEDAYRCDPEIFDLGIPIFGICYGMQLMSQHFGGTVERAGHREYGKATLTLQDPSPMYANLPLEQTVWMSHSDLVTSVPNGFVVDGTNVSCPIASIKNEELKMYGVQYHPEVNHTVFGKELLKNFLFEVCKCAGDWSMENFIEIEVAKIQEQVGDKKVLCALSGGVDSSVVAALIHKAIGDQLTCMFVDHGLLRKGEAESVMKTFADHFHMNVIKIDAQDRFLDKLRGISDPEQKRKIIGNEFVYVFDEEASKLTDMDFLAQGTLYTDIIESGTDTAQTIKSHHNVGGLPEDMQFELIEPINTLFKDEVRELGKELGLSDEIVWRQPFPGPGLGIRVLGEITDEKLEIVRESDFILRDEIKKAGLEREIWQYFTVLPPIRSVGVMGDERTYDYAVGIRAVTSIDGMTSDWARIPWDVLEKISVRIVNEVQNVNRVLYDVTSKPPSTIEWE